The sequence below is a genomic window from Candidatus Cloacimonadota bacterium.
ATGTGATGATCAATCTTGCTTCCTTGAGGATTATGAAATTGGGAATGGATCCAAAGCTGGGAATCGATGTGCATTTCCTGGATAAAGCAAAAGAGAATAAAGAGATCATCGAATTGGAAACTGCTGATTTTCAATTAAAACTTTTCAGCGGATTAGATGATGAAGTTCAATTAAATCTTCTCAAAGAAGCCATTGATGATCCGGACGAAACAGTTGAAATGATGGATAAAATAGTCGTTGCCTGGCAATCAGGAGATGCAGAAGCAATCGATAAATTGATCGTTGAGAAAGTGAAAAAAGTTCCCGAACTTAAACCATTTTATGAAAAAATGTTTACCGAACGAAATATCAGGATGACGGAGAAAATCGCAGAATTTCTAACAAATCAGGATGGGAAAACTTATTTTGTGGTTGTTGGTTCCGGGCATTATGCGGGAGATGAAGGAATCTTGAAATTGTTAAAAAAGAAAGGCTATAAAGCGAAACAGTTGTAATTATAAACCTGTGATCTAAGAGCGTAAGGAATTACGCTCTTTTTTTTAATTTGGGAGTTCCCATTTTTTATTTTTGGGATGTCCTTTTTCATTTTTGGAGTTCCCAAAGGATTAATGGGAATCCCCAATAGAGTAATGAGGATGTAATTTAGTTGGGTTAATCTATAAATAGCCGCTTAAAAATCCAAACTTACCAATCCCGATGAATCGGGATCATGAAATTTTCAAAACTACAGT
It includes:
- a CDS encoding TraB/GumN family protein, producing DMESVQKLVMEKASYKDERTIQSVLSEEHYKKLSDEFAASGMMTIDMVKQFKPWYVMINLASLRIMKLGMDPKLGIDVHFLDKAKENKEIIELETADFQLKLFSGLDDEVQLNLLKEAIDDPDETVEMMDKIVVAWQSGDAEAIDKLIVEKVKKVPELKPFYEKMFTERNIRMTEKIAEFLTNQDGKTYFVVVGSGHYAGDEGILKLLKKKGYKAKQL